One Ignavibacterium sp. DNA segment encodes these proteins:
- a CDS encoding Yip1 family protein, whose amino-acid sequence MNLVERAKNILITPKTEWEVIKNEQTTTSDLFTKYALILALIPVVATFIGQSLIGVSLGPFGSFKIPVTSGLIYAVLYYVLNLAGVYLIAFIIDALAPSFGSTKNMDASLKVAVYSYTAFWIAGIFNIIPFLGILGILGLYSLYLMYLGLKIVKETPQDKLVGYLIVVIIIAIIVYFVIGLVVAAIALPSFGSLESLKGFDFGK is encoded by the coding sequence ATGAATCTTGTTGAACGTGCTAAAAATATTCTTATTACACCAAAAACTGAATGGGAAGTAATAAAGAATGAACAAACTACAACTTCTGATCTTTTTACAAAGTATGCGCTGATACTTGCACTGATTCCTGTTGTTGCAACTTTTATCGGACAATCATTAATCGGAGTATCTTTGGGTCCATTTGGATCATTTAAAATTCCGGTTACAAGCGGATTGATCTATGCAGTTTTATATTATGTTCTTAATCTTGCGGGGGTTTATCTAATTGCCTTTATCATTGATGCTCTTGCACCATCCTTCGGTTCTACAAAAAATATGGATGCATCATTAAAGGTAGCCGTATATTCCTACACTGCATTTTGGATAGCCGGAATTTTCAATATTATTCCATTTTTAGGAATTCTTGGGATTTTAGGTTTGTACTCTCTTTACCTGATGTACTTAGGATTAAAGATAGTTAAAGAAACACCACAGGATAAACTTGTAGGTTATCTTATAGTTGTTATAATCATTGCGATAATAGTTTATTTTGTTATAGGTCTGGTAGTTGCTGCAATTGCATTGCCAAGTTTCGGAAGTCTTGAAAGTTTAAAGGGATTTGATTTCGGTAAGTGA